Genomic segment of Ranitomeya imitator isolate aRanImi1 chromosome 6, aRanImi1.pri, whole genome shotgun sequence:
CATCTGGTTCCGCAGAAACTGTTGTAATGGAGAGGAGAGAAAGAGCCGCCTATCCGGTGGCAGGAgagctgagcaaaaaaaaaaaaagaaacaaaatgaaaATAAAACTGTTCAAATAGCAAATGATACTCTGGATTTGATCAAAAAATCAACTACAGAGGATCATTGTGATTATTTTGCATTGACAATTGCAAGGAAGGCTTTCTCACTGCCACCGAATAGGCAGTCAATTTTTATGACAATGGTGAAAATGTCACTCACAGCTttggaggaccctgctccaattTTGCCATATCAAAATGTATTGATGGGGTTTTTTGGACTTTTCCGTCCCAGACCAAAACCACAAGTACGAGAACCCCAACAAAGAGAAGTGCCTACCCATACAGCAGACCAGCCAGCACTTTTTCTCATAATTCTGAGGGAGGAAACACACAAAGGCTGGGACCCTCACCGACGACTGCCACTTTCCCTACTGATCCTGCTACCTCCTATGGGTATTACCCGGACTATCAGTACTTGCATTAATGTGCAATTTTGCTTAAAAATATTTACAGTCTACCAGGCCAAGTTGGATGTTGCCAACAAAAGGCCGACTTCAGTACCAAAAGAGCAATCAACTTTGTTGACGCCTGGCAAATGTTTTGTTATGAGgtccaaaaaaatatttatttggcctacaGTTTCTTATGTTTTCATATTGAAAAAAGAATGACAATGTTTGTCATCATTTATTTATTGGTTTTAAAATAGTTATATTTAAAAATGTCATTTTTGGTTTTTATATACTTTAGCATAAGGGGACTAGACAAGGCCTCTATGTCTGACAGTGTCATGGGTATATGTACAATGGACTATGGGATAGAGAATGTGTATGATGGTGTATGGGCACTGgtctataggatggaggatgtgtatgatgggtatatgggcactgtactatgggatggaggatgtgtgattggtatatatgggcacgggactatgggaaggAGAAGAATCATGATGATTTGTTTCAACAAACATCACTtagtaaatagaaaaaaaacacatgaagttaACAAATAAATGCTTATTACATACAAATctagattaaataaaaaaaaataaataaaacacaattTTATATTGATCTTGAATTCTTCCAACAGATTTTGATAGTGATCTTGGCTTCTCAGACATTTTGATAGTGATCTTGGCATCTTAGTTTTGGTGGGTCAAtcttgatgcatccttctctgctgctcaggctgctcaacaccagcacaggagtattgccagtgcacggcaccttctggactcaaAGTACTACTCATAAAGTAGTCAGCAAaggtttctctcacacgcacacccgagtTGGAGGGCCTTCCCTGACCCAcattgaccactggattaaatactggctgctggtactccacatctacgtcagtgcTGTATTCACGAGCATAGTtatggagtacacagcaagccttaatcacagCTTCAACAGTGTCTATGTCCAACTGGATgggtgtgtgaaagatcctccactgactactcatgatcccaaaggtgcattccacatatctgcgtgcacgactcggtcgataattaaaaatcctccacTGAGCattcagtccccttcgtgggtgtgggcgcagcagggttgtcaTTAAGGGAGTATCATCCGATACTatcacaaagggcactggatgtgtggaacccggcaaaggtcttggggctgggagcgttccacAATCTTGAAGAATTTGTAGACCAATCTGTGATGTTCGCAACACCCGAGAGTCCCCAGTACTGCTATAggcaccaacatcaatggcaacaaatttgtaatgtgcatcagccaccgccatcaggaccacagaaaaatacttcttataattaaagaagtgtgatcctgatcgtggtggctgctgaacccttacatgtttaccatcgactgcacctatgcagtttgagAAACTGGCCACagaatgaaagcctgctgcaacctgcagccaagtctcttcGGTTGGTGAAGGCATCACGATggactgcaacttctgccagatcacGTTACAAGCGCGCCTCACAATTTTAGAGATGAtggatttaccaactctaaattggaggtgcaaggatgtatagctctctcctgtggccaaaaatctgcaaagaaaaaaaagattattagaAATGTCATTAAGGACACCTGTCAGCTGTTAGAGCGATATAATATTCGGCCACCACCTTTCATGTGTTATctaaagcattctataatgctggccataacaccccagtccaacacaaagggtataaaaaaaataaaccagcgGTCACGTCAGATGGGACTTGCAGGTCCAGCCACTCCAATCTTTTCGCACCactgccaccctcctgcttgcttcaacgCTCTACTGCTCAGCTGTACTtatctggcctgttgagggcagaactaaTTCCTGCAGTGAGCAAGCGCAAGGAAAGGTTTGAGAGGCCCAGCGCATGCACACCTCCGGACTTTGGTCTATCCTCATCAGGATAAAAAAGTACGCCTATGCAGTAGAGTGATGAAGCTAGCAGGAGAGTGgtatcgcaagaagaagggaggcgcaggacctggacctgcgacacaGCTATCAGATAAGATCAGACGATAGCGCCGCACCCATGGGTATTATCCAAATTATGTGTCTAATTTTTCTCAtctatctcctctctcctctgaccCGGGGAgttaattaaccccttaccggcatcggacgtactataccgtccgatgccggctcccctgctttgatgcagggctccgcggtgagcccgcaccaaagccgggacatgtcagctgttttgaacagctgacatgtgcccgtaataggcgcgggcagaatcgcgatctgcccgcacctattaactagttaaatgccgctgtcaaacgcagacagcggcatttaactaccgcttccggccgggcggccggaaatgacgtcatcgccgacccccgtcacatgtccgggggtcggcgatgcgtctccattgtagccatagaggtccttgagacctctatggttgctgattgcccgtcgctgtgagcgccaccctgtggtcggcgctcacagcacacgtgcaattctgctacatagcagcgatcagcagatcgctgctatgtagcagagccgatcggcttgtgcctgcttctagcctctcatggaggctattgaagcatggcaaaagttaaaaaaaaaagtttaaaaaaatgtgaaaaaaataaaaaaaacataaaagtttaaatcacccccctttcgccccaatcaaaataaatcaataaaaaaaatatcaaatctacgcatatttggtatcgccgcgctcagaattgcccgatctatcaaataaaaaaaagtattaacctgatcgctaaacagcgtagcgggaaaaaaactcgaaacgccagaattacgtttttttggtcgccgcgacattgcattaaaatgcaataacgggcgatcaaaagaacgtatctgcaccaaaatgctatcattaaaaacgtcatctcggcacgcaaaaaataagccctcaaccgaccccagatcacgaaaaatggagacgctacgagtatcggaaaatggcgcaatttttttttttttttttttttagcaaagtttggaattttttttcaccacttagataaaaaataacctagtcatgtttggtgtctatgaactcgtaatgacctggagaatcataatggcaggtcatttttagcatttagtgaacctagcaaaaaagccaaacaaaaaaccaatgtgggattgcactttttttgcaatttcaccgcacttggaatttttttcccgttttctagtacacgacatgctaaaaccaatgatgtcgttcaaaagtacaactcgtcccgcaaaaaataagccctcacatggccaaattgacggaaaaataaaaaagttatggctctgggaagaaggggagcgaaaaacgaacacggaaaaacgaaaaatcccctggtcatgaaggggttaaagaatgctgtagataagccataaAAGACAGTGGGCGCATCTTATACCAGACAAAAATGCTGACAAGTTCCAGCCATGTTTTAAACATGATATTTCACGTAACGTAAAACACTGTACCAGAAATATCCATGTGTCTGTGTGTGAAGCGAGCGCATGTCGCCCATGTGCTGCATCATTCTCACACAAATGACAAGCAGGGAAAAAGCGCAACAGCAAGCGCACTTACACGGTGGCAGGTGCTGAAGACAAATTCCATTCTTCCTGATGGCGCAGAAATCATGCAGACCAGGGGAGAATGATGATAGCATCTTCATCATCTgccaccagggaacagcgcttccTGTAGCGCTCCTTCACCAATGCatgtcacacagaggacatcaatgtgtgttctccatgtgcacgtgagCGGGACACTTTGTGGACCCTGCAAATGGTAAAAATCtggcatgtcagcatgttttgcccacggATACAGGGCTGGCGAAAACACGCTGACGTGCATAGACCCATTAATTTGAAAACTTTCATCACACGTACCGGACACAgtgacatgtgaaagagccctaatgaCATACAAACAAAAAATTTGTTACTTACCGCAAGATGATGAGCAGCCTTTGCTCTGCAGAGATGGCCTTCCTCATCACCGTATCACTCAATGTCAGATGGGGTGACAGAATGTGAAGTAGTCGATCAAAAGCCTGGATGGTGAGATGGCAAAAGGAAACAAATTTGTCCGGAAATCTGAAAATGTGACAGTGAAAAAAATGAttagttaaccccttaagctccgagggtggtttgcacgttaatgaccgggccaatttttataattctgaccactgtccctttatgagattataactctggaacgcttcaacggatcccagtgattctgacattgttttctccagacatattgcacttcatacaAAGAagataaccttcggcactcaacaagtccacaattTTTTACTCTCAACAAGGATGGATTTATTAGTAGACAGCCAGCAAAAAATAACAGACATCAAAGTTCCAACGTTTCGGCATActctgcctttttcaaggaagtctacaATAACAGAACAAAACGAATACATTTTACATAATTACAATCCATTTAGTCCAAAACGACAAATTTTCGACAAGATGTGTGGCTGAATAAATCTCtccaaagaaaaagattttttaatagAAAAGAAGACAACAGAGACTCCTTGCAAACAAAGTACCACCGTGAAGAAGAAAGAGAATAATGATAATTTTATTATTGATTGATCCAAACATGAGTATCCTACAGGACAAAGAAGGGATGTGAAaattaaaagagaaaaaaagggggagaGGGATGCACAATAAAGGAAATCCCAAGATAAAACAGAGAATAGTGTATAACCGTGAGCGTATATCAAAGATATAAACCCATACAAAAGTGCATGCATAAAGTGTCACAAAAGGGgataaagtgtatatatatatatttttatacagtacagaccaaaagtttggacacacctcctcatttaaagatttttctgtatttgcattgctatgaaaattgtaaattcacactgaaggcatcaaaattatgaattaacacatgtggaattatatacttaacaataaagtgtgaaacaactgaaattatgtcttatattctagcttctccaaagtagccaccttttgcttttatgactgctttgcacactcttggcattctcttgatgagcttcaagaggtggtcacgagactggtcttccaacaatcttgaaggagttcccagagatgcttagcacttattggcccttttgccttcactctaaggtccagctcaccccaaatcatctcgattgggttcaggtctgttgactgcaccccatcactctccttcttggtcaaatagcccttacacagcctggaggtgtgtttggggtcattgtcctgttgaaaaataaatgatggtccaactaaacgtaaaccagatggaatagcatgccgctgcaagatgctgtggtatccacgctggttcagtatgccttcaattttgaataaatccccaacagtgtcaccagcaaagcacccccacaccatcacaccacctcctccatgcttcacggtggaaaccaggcatgtagagtccatctgttcaccttttctgcgtcacacaaagagacggtggttggaaccaaagatctcaaatttgggctcatcagaccagcacagatttccactggtctaatgtccattccttgtgttctttagcccacacaagtctcttctgcctgttgcctgtccttagcagtggtttccaaacagctattttaccatgaagcctgctgcacaaagtctcctcttaacagttgttgtagagatgtgtctgctgctagaattctgtgtggcgttgacctggtctctaatctgagctgctgttagcatgcgatttctgaggctggtgagtcggataaacgtatcctcagaagcagaggtgactctcggtcttcctttcttggggcggtcctcaggtgagccagtttctttgtagctcttgatggtttttgtaactgcacttggggactctttcaaagttttcccaatttttcggtcagacttaccttcatttcttaaagtaatgatggccacttgtttttctttacttagctgcttttttctttccataatacatattctaacagtctattcagtaggactatcagctgtgtatccaccggacttctgcacaacacaactaatggtcccaaccccatttataaggcaagaactcccacttattaaacctgacagcacacctgtgaagtgaaaaccatttccagtgactacctcttgaagctcatcaagagaatgccaagagtgtgcaaagcagtcatcaaagcaaaaggtggctactttgaagaacccagaatataagacataatttcagttgtttcacactttcttgttaagtatataattccacatgtgttaattcataattttgatgccttcagtgtgaatttacaattttcatagtaatgaaaatacagaaaaatctttaaatgagagggtgtgtccaaacttttggtctgcactgtatatatatatatatatatatatatatatatatatatatatatatatatatatgtagcgaggctgaaggttgtatagtcgacgggagatatgtgccgcataggtggcttgtcgctgtaacataaccctgcctatgtgtgtttcaggacctgtggtgatgtcataaccacatgtctaatcatgtgatgggttcctgggtgtggttagtcctataaaagaaaggctaatgtttaacacagcagatgtgtggaggtgaaaccctccagagtgtgttaaggctccaggacagagcctgaaggactggacccttgtttttcttttcctgagctaaaggctatttgctttctgttatcttgctatgtggtttatgaagcaataaaccctgtgaacttttaaagaaacatgcctcctgagtgtcagccgtcgcacctaagtgagtgaaacccctacaatatatatatacatatatatatatatatatatatatatatactagctattgaacccgttctatgcccgggtggcaagcatttatattggtatatggtcttcatcctggtatgtgctgctccatcctgcgtccccatcctgtcatgagctgctccatcctgcgtccccatcctgtcatgtgctgcacccatcctgcacccccattctgacatgtgctgctccatcctgcgtccccatcctgtcatgtgctgcacctatcctgcgcccccatcctgccatgtgttgcacccatcttgcgcccccattctgtcatgtgttgcacccatcctgcgcccccattgtgacatgtgttgcactcatcctgcgcctccattctgacatgttctgcacccatcctgcgcctccattctgtcatttgctgctcccatccagcgcccccatcctgtcatgtgctgctcccatcctgcgcccctgttctgtcatgtgctgctcccatcctgtgcccctgttctgtcatgtgctgctcccatcctgtgcccctgttctgtcatgtgctgcttccatcctgcacccccgttctgtcatgtgctgccctattcggtcatgtgctgctcccatcctgcgctcccgttctgtcatgtgctgctcccatcctgcgccaccattctttaatttgcttctcccatccatatgccccatatgctgctccattatgtttgatggcccccataagatgctccatagtatatgcccccgtacactgctccattatggtttatagcccccataagatgctccataaaggtttatggcccccataagacgctccagtgtgtatgcccccatacactgctccataaaggtttatggcccccataaaacgctccaatgtgtatgcccccgtacactgctccataaaggtttatggcccccataagacgctccagtgtgtatgcccccgtacactgctccataaaggtttatggcccccataagatgctccagtgtgtatgcccccgtatactgctccataaaggtttatggcccccataagacgctccagtgtgtatgcccccgtacactgctccattatggtttatggcccccataagatgctccattgtatatggcccgtatgctgctgcgatagataaaaaaaaaataccatactcacctatcgtcgctgggcgccgagtgctggggggcctgagcaggcggg
This window contains:
- the LOC138643339 gene encoding uncharacterized protein — translated: MTREELDREIDQLADGAANLGGPSHVCVSNSVNVKKRSKRSLPADVKVCKELKVCKKPRIQAASTNLLFPDKFVSFCHLTIQAFDRLLHILSPHLTLSDTVMRKAISAEQRLLIILRFLATGESYTSLHLQFRVGKSIISKIVRRACNVIWQKLQSIVMPSPTEETWLQVAAGFHSVASFSNCIGAVDGKHVRVQQPPRSGSHFFNYKKYFSVVLMAVADAHYKFVAIDVGAYSSTGDSRVLRTSQIGLQILQDCGTLPAPRPLPGSTHPVPFVIVSDDTPLMTTLLRPHPRRGLNAQWRIFNYRPSRARRYVECTFGIMSSQWRIFHTPIQLDIDTVEAVIKACCVLHNYAREYSTDVDVEYQQPVFNPVVNVGQGRPSNSGVRVRETFADYFMSSTLSPEGAVHWQYSCAGVEQPEQQRRMHQD